The following are encoded together in the Planctobacterium marinum genome:
- the birA gene encoding bifunctional biotin--[acetyl-CoA-carboxylase] ligase/biotin operon repressor BirA produces MSKIEPGHLLNQLSTKHFVSGEELAQRFGVSRTAIAKQVKILQEYGVDIFSVQRSGYKLGREVTLIEKSQVIEGLANKQSSLLCVESLIDSTNDFVKERVSTLEDGFVCIAQGQKQGRGRQGKKWISPFASNLYLTMKWRFQLGFQSLSGLSLAIGVATVRTIKPLVKLPVTLKWPNDVYINGQKVSGTLVEVSGNPDGSCDAIIGIGLNVNMPQVEGIDQPWTDLQSNTSDAININRLTASFVNNLRTIVSEFATEGFSPFVSEWEAHDHFRDKEILVINGKNQTSCVSRGISSSGALVVEVMEDGITKTKELFGGEISVRSA; encoded by the coding sequence ATGAGTAAGATTGAACCTGGACATTTGCTGAATCAGCTATCAACAAAACACTTTGTATCCGGAGAAGAGTTGGCGCAGCGGTTTGGCGTTTCTCGCACAGCTATTGCTAAACAAGTGAAAATACTACAGGAGTACGGAGTCGATATCTTTTCCGTACAGCGCAGCGGTTATAAATTAGGAAGGGAAGTGACTTTAATCGAGAAATCTCAAGTCATAGAGGGCCTGGCGAATAAGCAGTCATCGTTGCTGTGTGTTGAATCTTTAATTGATTCAACTAATGATTTCGTAAAAGAGAGAGTATCTACCCTGGAGGATGGTTTTGTATGTATTGCTCAAGGTCAAAAACAGGGTCGGGGCAGACAGGGTAAAAAGTGGATATCGCCGTTTGCCAGTAACCTCTACCTGACAATGAAATGGCGCTTCCAATTGGGTTTTCAAAGCTTATCAGGACTCAGTTTAGCAATAGGTGTGGCTACAGTAAGAACCATCAAGCCCCTTGTAAAACTACCCGTTACACTCAAATGGCCGAATGATGTATATATTAATGGACAAAAGGTCAGTGGCACTTTAGTTGAAGTTTCCGGAAACCCTGATGGTAGTTGTGATGCGATCATCGGTATTGGACTTAATGTGAATATGCCGCAAGTTGAAGGAATCGATCAGCCCTGGACAGATTTGCAGTCCAATACTTCAGATGCTATCAACATCAATCGCTTAACAGCGAGTTTCGTCAACAATTTGAGGACTATCGTTTCCGAATTTGCCACAGAGGGGTTCTCGCCTTTTGTTTCGGAATGGGAGGCTCATGATCATTTCAGAGACAAAGAGATATTAGTGATTAACGGTAAGAATCAAACTAGCTGTGTATCTAGAGGCATATCTTCTTCAGGGGCACTAGTCGTTGAGGTAATGGAAGACGGCATCACTAAAACGAAGGAGCTGTTTGGAGGGGAAATTAGTGTCCGAAGCGCGTAA
- a CDS encoding type III pantothenate kinase, with translation MSEARNLLLVDAGNTSVKSCVVKANGETIRLGDPLRDRDLINTNKISRVLLVSVRAQSYSENLQQYCFDKQIRFREVTTSESAFGTACAYENYQTLGVDRWMMILAAAARPEDTILVMSIGTAMTLDLVHNKQHLGGWIAPGFDLAKSALFQKTANVFGNADYPNHNAFGDNTESCVNFGCRAQVNGLLKEGIKCAEEYSTKLKILVCGGGISLLDLSEFDDIEVNENLIFEGLMRFV, from the coding sequence GTGTCCGAAGCGCGTAATCTGTTACTGGTCGACGCTGGCAATACGTCAGTAAAGTCATGCGTAGTTAAAGCTAATGGTGAAACGATTCGATTAGGCGATCCGTTGCGGGATAGAGACTTGATCAACACAAATAAAATCTCGCGTGTTCTACTGGTTTCCGTTCGTGCACAAAGCTATAGCGAAAATCTACAGCAGTACTGTTTTGACAAACAAATTCGGTTTAGAGAAGTCACTACCTCTGAAAGTGCTTTTGGTACCGCCTGTGCTTATGAAAACTACCAAACCTTGGGGGTAGATCGTTGGATGATGATCTTGGCCGCCGCAGCTCGCCCGGAAGACACAATTTTGGTGATGAGTATTGGTACTGCAATGACGTTAGACTTAGTGCACAACAAGCAGCACTTAGGTGGATGGATAGCGCCTGGTTTTGATCTGGCGAAAAGCGCATTGTTTCAGAAAACCGCAAATGTGTTTGGCAATGCGGATTACCCAAACCACAATGCGTTTGGTGATAATACCGAGAGTTGTGTCAATTTCGGTTGTCGTGCCCAAGTTAATGGTCTACTCAAAGAAGGCATTAAATGCGCTGAAGAGTATTCTACAAAATTAAAAATTTTGGTGTGTGGTGGGGGAATATCCTTATTAGATCTCTCTGAATTCGACGATATTGAAGTAAATGAAAATCTTATTTTTGAGGGGTTGATGCGCTTTGTTTAA
- the tuf gene encoding elongation factor Tu: MAKEKFERTKPHVNVGTIGHVDHGKTTLTAAITTVLAKTYGGSAQAFDQIDNAPEERERGITIATSHVEYDTPTRHYAHVDCPGHADYVKNMITGAAQMDGAILVVAATDGPMPQTREHILLGRQVGVPYIIVFMNKCDMVDDEELLELVEMEVRELLTEYEFPGDDLPVIQGSALKALEGDAEWEKKVIELGEALDSYIPEPERAIDKPFILPIEDVFSISGRGTVVTGRVEQGIIKVGEEVEIVGIKETTTTTCTGVEMFRKLLDEGRAGENVGVLLRGTKRDEVERGQVLAKPGSINPHTKFEAEVYVLSKDEGGRHTPFFKGYRPQFYFRTTDVTGAVELPEGVEMVMPGDNLKFVVELIAPIAMDEGLRFAIREGGRTVGAGVVSKIID, translated from the coding sequence ATGGCAAAAGAAAAGTTTGAACGTACGAAACCGCACGTAAACGTAGGTACAATCGGCCACGTTGACCACGGTAAAACAACTCTGACTGCAGCGATTACTACTGTATTAGCAAAAACTTACGGTGGTTCTGCACAGGCTTTCGATCAAATCGATAACGCTCCAGAAGAGCGCGAGCGTGGTATCACAATCGCAACTTCTCACGTAGAGTACGATACTCCTACTCGTCACTACGCACACGTAGACTGTCCTGGACACGCTGACTATGTTAAAAACATGATCACTGGTGCTGCACAGATGGACGGCGCGATTTTGGTTGTAGCAGCGACTGACGGCCCTATGCCTCAGACTCGTGAGCACATCCTGTTAGGTCGTCAGGTTGGCGTACCTTACATCATCGTATTCATGAACAAGTGTGACATGGTTGACGATGAAGAGCTGTTAGAGCTTGTAGAAATGGAAGTACGTGAACTTCTGACTGAATATGAATTCCCTGGTGACGACTTGCCAGTAATTCAAGGTTCTGCTCTTAAGGCGCTTGAAGGCGACGCAGAGTGGGAAAAGAAAGTTATCGAATTAGGTGAAGCACTGGATTCTTACATCCCAGAGCCAGAGCGTGCCATCGACAAGCCGTTCATCCTGCCTATCGAAGACGTATTCTCAATCTCAGGCCGTGGTACAGTAGTAACTGGTCGTGTTGAGCAAGGTATCATCAAGGTTGGTGAAGAAGTAGAAATCGTAGGTATCAAAGAAACTACAACTACGACTTGTACTGGTGTTGAGATGTTCCGTAAGCTGCTTGACGAAGGTCGTGCAGGTGAGAACGTTGGTGTTCTTCTTCGTGGTACTAAGCGTGACGAAGTAGAGCGTGGTCAAGTACTGGCTAAGCCTGGTTCAATCAACCCACACACTAAGTTCGAAGCAGAAGTATACGTACTGAGCAAAGACGAAGGTGGCCGTCATACTCCTTTCTTCAAAGGTTACCGTCCACAGTTCTACTTCCGTACAACTGACGTAACAGGTGCTGTTGAGCTTCCAGAAGGCGTAGAAATGGTAATGCCTGGTGACAACCTTAAGTTCGTAGTAGAACTGATTGCTCCAATCGCGATGGACGAAGGTCTTCGCTTCGCAATCCGTGAAGGTGGTCGTACAGTAGGTGCTGGTGTTGTATCTAAAATCATCGACTAA